One genomic window of Thalassoroseus pseudoceratinae includes the following:
- a CDS encoding phage portal protein, which produces MLGFLQDQWNTLRLRARYRRLVQEQLVSLTEADRPQPVADDPGDWMLLGGERGVSETERQDLRTQARRLVHEHPHARNVLRLLEIYVTGPGFQLNAARLAPNDGPELSQSVDRIWQRFLFRNQRHFSIREFARRVWRDGECFLRLFVDEHQTPTVRFIDPEQIGEPPEYAGTQGIITEPDDVETPRLYLLIAPNDGRLRTEIPADDILHTRRGVDSNEKRGVTWFAPLIEPLAQFDRWLDTELTARKLQASIVLWRKVQGGPSRASSVADASQTGSLYEHGGTTRRERFRAGTILTTSQGTELEYLQPNTNFGDAVPLGRLLLLCTAAGSGLPEFMLTSDASNGNFASTMVAEGPAVKLFQAEQQFFAAELERLWVWVIRQAIARGELPEDTLERVQPEWTFPQLVARDRNKDRLADVRLANAKILSRAEVARRDGTNPTTMRSEIADEE; this is translated from the coding sequence ATGCTCGGTTTTCTGCAAGATCAATGGAACACGCTTCGTTTGCGGGCTCGGTATCGCCGACTCGTGCAGGAACAACTCGTTTCACTCACCGAGGCCGACAGGCCGCAACCGGTCGCAGATGATCCCGGTGATTGGATGTTGCTCGGCGGCGAACGCGGGGTTTCGGAAACGGAACGGCAAGACTTGCGGACACAGGCTCGAAGGTTGGTGCATGAGCATCCGCATGCTCGGAATGTCTTGCGGCTATTGGAAATCTACGTGACTGGCCCAGGGTTTCAGTTGAATGCGGCAAGGTTGGCCCCGAATGACGGACCGGAATTGTCTCAATCGGTCGATCGCATTTGGCAAAGATTCTTATTCAGGAACCAACGACATTTCAGCATCCGCGAATTTGCTCGCCGAGTGTGGCGGGACGGCGAGTGTTTTCTGCGGTTGTTCGTCGATGAACATCAAACGCCAACGGTGCGATTCATCGACCCCGAACAAATCGGCGAACCGCCTGAATACGCGGGCACGCAGGGCATCATCACAGAACCGGACGACGTGGAAACGCCGCGACTCTATTTGCTGATCGCCCCTAACGATGGCCGTCTACGAACCGAGATTCCTGCCGATGACATTCTCCATACGCGGCGGGGTGTAGACTCGAACGAAAAACGCGGCGTCACTTGGTTCGCACCACTGATCGAACCGCTCGCTCAATTTGATCGTTGGCTCGACACGGAACTTACTGCTCGGAAATTGCAGGCGTCGATCGTGCTGTGGCGAAAGGTGCAAGGCGGACCTTCGCGGGCCAGTTCCGTCGCAGATGCCTCTCAAACCGGGTCGCTTTACGAGCATGGTGGCACGACGCGGCGAGAACGGTTTCGGGCGGGCACCATCCTCACGACTTCGCAAGGTACGGAACTGGAATATTTGCAACCGAACACCAACTTCGGTGACGCCGTTCCCTTGGGACGTCTCCTCCTATTGTGCACGGCGGCGGGTTCCGGGTTGCCGGAGTTCATGCTGACCAGCGACGCCTCCAACGGCAATTTTGCTTCGACGATGGTCGCCGAAGGACCGGCGGTGAAACTCTTCCAAGCCGAGCAACAGTTCTTCGCGGCGGAACTGGAACGCCTGTGGGTATGGGTGATTCGGCAGGCGATCGCACGGGGCGAGTTACCAGAGGACACGCTCGAACGCGTCCAACCGGAATGGACATTCCCGCAACTCGTCGCCCGAGATCGCAACAAAGATCGGCTGGCCGACGTGCGGCTGGCGAATGCGAAAATCCTCAGCCGAGCCGAAGTCGCCCGTCGTGACGGCACCAACCCGACCACTATGCGGAGCGAAATCGCTGACGAAGAATGA
- a CDS encoding phage major capsid protein translates to MPHVNLSMLIESLGPMGFYDRVCSLLNEGQLSSDEVSYYELADACGVLPRLRSMNESLSPTAHVSALLSEANPGVGTNLFQVVTAELIGRQVIAGYEDSTGFIGDKLVTVMASKLRNQKIAGFKALAGPTDVPEGHSYEESSFEDKYVTTEETKQGRILSINEELIAFDQTGEINRRARALGYYLRQERERTIVRAVTDADAGSGKYVYRPSGSGTSLYKTDGSHRNWIGAGNTTSTDFDAAVPLVDWTDVETAMYYRATEVVDDRVDGTPRPIVAPVRQLLVPEALRGTAHSIVNSTEVTMTDGDNQTRVANPVQGLVEVLSSPFIDEQGGQAASDWYIGDFRKQFVWSEIWPVQTFLQRGDSAAAFERDVVLRVKVRHYGGVSAVDTAFVTKVDGA, encoded by the coding sequence ATGCCACACGTCAATCTCTCGATGCTGATCGAATCCCTTGGGCCGATGGGGTTCTATGACCGCGTTTGCTCGTTGCTTAACGAAGGGCAACTTTCGTCGGACGAGGTCAGTTACTACGAACTTGCGGATGCCTGCGGAGTGTTGCCGCGGTTGCGGTCGATGAATGAATCACTCTCGCCGACCGCTCATGTGTCCGCGTTGCTCTCGGAAGCCAATCCGGGCGTTGGCACGAATTTGTTTCAAGTCGTGACGGCGGAACTCATCGGTCGGCAAGTCATCGCGGGTTATGAGGACAGCACCGGATTCATCGGCGACAAACTCGTTACCGTGATGGCGAGCAAACTTCGCAACCAGAAGATCGCTGGCTTCAAAGCCCTCGCCGGTCCGACGGATGTTCCCGAAGGGCACTCTTATGAAGAGTCGAGCTTCGAGGACAAATACGTCACCACCGAGGAAACCAAACAAGGCCGAATTCTCTCGATCAATGAGGAACTCATCGCCTTCGATCAGACTGGCGAGATCAATCGGCGAGCGCGGGCACTCGGTTACTATTTGCGACAGGAACGTGAACGGACGATCGTGCGGGCCGTCACCGATGCCGACGCCGGCAGCGGCAAATATGTGTACCGACCCAGCGGCAGCGGCACGTCGCTGTATAAGACGGACGGTTCGCATCGCAACTGGATCGGTGCCGGCAACACGACCAGCACCGACTTCGACGCCGCCGTCCCGCTCGTCGATTGGACTGACGTCGAAACCGCGATGTATTACCGGGCTACCGAAGTCGTCGACGATCGAGTGGACGGCACGCCGCGTCCGATCGTCGCACCGGTTCGACAGTTGCTCGTGCCCGAGGCGCTTCGCGGCACGGCTCACAGCATCGTGAACTCGACCGAAGTCACCATGACCGACGGCGACAACCAAACCCGAGTGGCCAACCCGGTTCAAGGTCTGGTCGAAGTCCTCAGTTCGCCGTTCATCGACGAGCAGGGTGGGCAAGCCGCAAGCGATTGGTACATCGGCGACTTCCGCAAGCAATTCGTGTGGAGCGAAATCTGGCCGGTGCAAACCTTCCTGCAACGCGGCGACAGTGCGGCGGCGTTCGAGCGAGATGTCGTCCTTCGCGTGAAAGTTCGGCATTACGGCGGCGTCTCCGCCGTTGACACTGCCTTCGTGACCAAGGTCGATGGAGCATAG